From Rutidosis leptorrhynchoides isolate AG116_Rl617_1_P2 chromosome 3, CSIRO_AGI_Rlap_v1, whole genome shotgun sequence, a single genomic window includes:
- the LOC139902904 gene encoding protein PLASTID MOVEMENT IMPAIRED 1-RELATED 1-like gives MSRSVVKRTSDEGSGNEQLYNDINVLSKALYGDNKTRPRIVNSTASSRSVAKPQFPDTTRSKPKVSSNEDRFLKDKKSIWSWNSLKSFTHVRNKRFNCCFSLQVHSIEGLPPSFDNLTVCVKWKRRDGELTTRPATVSQGVAVFEELLTNTCWVYGSRSGPHHSAKYEAKHFLLYAFVYGDDVDLEVDLGKHRVDLTRLLPLTLEELEDEKSSGKWTTSYRLSGQAKGATMNVSFGYSVVDSRVKSPAKPSGIKRGESLPSFNRSVEDIKDLHEVLPVSKSELSESVSMLYKKLEEEEDKSLISDDHETQPDVQSEVKPLYQDPNPDPDYNNNTISDFSVLDQGIEISSKENVKQEQDESVTKEQNFDDKELLLQELELALSNVVKDESDSQEETENLKEDDDDHDDVLCSSTESGFRYEEESVKTGYIEKGKSVNLDYATESVTDDFLNMLKMEQSPFTLSSESESNSPRERLLRQFEKDSMANGSSSLFNFNIDEDDYDETGFISDPSSASMWGPVPIPIPEEEAPNKTKASILEDLETESLMREWGLRENVFQRSPPKAPVVEISREEPLELPPLGEGLGPFVQTNNGGFLRSMNPEIFKNAKSGGNLIMQVSVPVVVPAEMGSGIMDVLQCLASVGIEKLSKQASKLMPLEDISGKTIQQMAWESTPPLEALQMKESLQQESVVGQYAAGQSSVESSGRSRLKKYDLGAADQEYVSLEDLAPLAMNKIEALSMEGLRIQSGMSDTNAPSNISPQSIGEISALEGKRVNFDGSLGLEGTGGLQLVNVKNSSDAHDDDGDDMDGIMGLSVTLDEWMRLDSGEMDDGDEISDRTSKILAAHHASDLMPARRGKGKGKGSKKGGGGLLGNNFTVALMVQLRDPLRNFEPVGTPMLALVQVERVFVPPKLKIYSSIFSLWNKPEEEKEKEDDLKVETEKVVEKEKIKVEEEEEEESVLVGQFKITEVHIAGVKSEEEPSKKKKAIWGSNAKQEQAGSRWLVANGMGKKNAKHPLMKSKGGSSSSSLWSISSKGKKGSSSSVVKEEDAQPVRNPNVIIPNQTVKLLSGAGFV, from the exons ATGTCAAGGAGTGTTGTGAAGAGAACAAGTGATGAGGGTTCAGGAAATGAACAACTTTATAATGATATCAATGTTTTGTCTAAAGCTTTGTATGGAGATAATAAAACAAGACCTAGGATTGTGAATTCTACAGCTAGTAGTCGATCGGTTGCAAAACCACAATTTCCGGATACAACAAGGTCTAAACCTAAAGTTAGTAGTAACGAAGATCGGTTTTTGAAAGACAAGAAATCGATTTGGAGTTGGAACAGTTTAAAATCGTTTACTCATGTTCGTAACAAGCGGTTTAATTGCTGTTTCTCTCTTCAAGTCCATTCAATCGAAGGACTTCCTCCGAGTTTCGATAATCTTACGGTCTGTGTTAAGTGGAAGAGACGTGACGGTGAGTTGACCACTCGTCCGGCTACCGTTTCGCAAGGTGTGGCTGTGTTTGAAGAACTGTTGACAAATACTTGTTGGGTTTATGGTAGTAGGAGTGGACCCCATCACTCAGCTAAGTACGAGGCTAAACACTTTTTGTTGTATGCTTTTGTGTATGGTGATGACGTTGACCTCGAGGTTGACTTGGGAAAGCATAGGGTTGACCTTACTAGATTGCTCCCTCTTACATTGGAGGAGCTAGAGGACGAAAAAAGCTCGGGGAAATGGACTACGTCATATCGGTTGTCGGGACAGGCGAAAGGTGCAACTATGAATGTCAGCTTCGGTTATTCGGTAGTTGACAGTAGAGTCAAATCTCCTGCAAAACCGTCTGGTATCAAACGAGGTGAAAGTCTTCCTTCTTTTAATCGTTCTGTTGAAGATATAAAAGATCTTCATGAGGTTTTGCCGGTATCAAAATCGGAATTATCTGAATCGGTGAGTATGTTGTATAAAAAacttgaggaagaagaagataagTCACTTATCTCTGATGATCATGAAACACAACCGGATGTTCAAAGTGAAGTTAAACCCCTGTATCAAGATCCAAATCCAGATCCTGATTATAATAATAACACGATCAGTGACTTTTCTGTCCTGGATCAGGGAATTGAAATTTCCTCGAAAGAAAATGTAAAACAAGAGCAGGATGAAAGTGTTACGAAAGAACAAAACTTTGATGACAAGGAATTACTGTTGCAAGAACTGGAGTTGGCGTTGAGTAATGTAGTGAAAGATGAATCTGATTCTCAAGAAGAAACTGAAAATctgaaagaagatgatgatgatcatgatgacgtATTATGCAGCAGCACAGAATCAGGTTTTAGATATGAAGAAGAAAGTGTTAAAACTGGTTATATAGAGAAAGGGAAATCGGTTAACTTGGATTACGCAACTGAGTCTGTGACTGATGATTTCTTAAACATGCTTAAGATGGAACAAAGTCCGTTTACGTTGAGTTCTGAAAGCGAGTCGAACTCTCCACGTGAACGGTTACTTAGACAATTTGAAAAAGATTCCATGGCTAATGGTTCTTCTTCATTGTTTAacttcaatattgatgaggatGATTATGATGAAACGGGCTTCATATCTGACCCTTCATCGGCCTCAATGTGGGGTCCAGTACCAATACCAATACCAGAAGAAGAAGCACCAAACAAAACAAAAGCATCTATTTTGGAAGACTTAGAGACGGAGTCTTTGATGCGTGAGTGGGGTCTACGTGAGAACGTTTTTCAGCGGTCCCCACCGAAAGCCCCGGTAGTTGAGATCTCTCGTGAAGAGCCACTTGAGCTTCCTCCCCTTGGAGAAGGGTTAGGGCCATTTGTTCAGACCAATAATGGAGGCTTCTTACGCTCCATGAACCCCGAGATTTTCAAGAATGCTAAAAGTGGAGGGAACTTGATTATGCAGGTTTCCGTTCCGGTTGTCGTACCTGCAGAAATGGGGTCCGGGATTATGGATGTGTTACAATGTTTGGCTTCGGTCGGTATCGAAAAACTTTCAAAGCAGGCAAGCAAGCTCATGCCATTAGAAGATATATCTGGAAAGACCATTCAACAAATGGCTTGGGAATCCACACCACCTTTGGAGGCACTACAGAT GAAGGAATCGTTGCAGCAAGAGTCGGTTGTTGGACAATATGCAGCAGGTCAGTCGAGTGTAGAGTCGTCTGGTCGTAGTAGGTTAAAGAAATATGATTTGGGTGCAGCAGATCAAGAATACGTATCATTGGAGGATCTTGCTCCATTGGCAATGAACAAGATTGAAGCTTTATCAATGGAGGGATTAAGAATACAGTCGGGGATGTCAGATACAAATGCGCCTTCAAACATCAGTCCACAATCAATTGGTGAAATCTCAGCTCTCGAGGGTAAAAGAGTAAATTTTGATGGATCTTTGGGTTTAGAAGGAACTGGAGGACTGCAGTTGGTGAATGTTAAGAACAGTAGTGATGctcatgatgatgatggtgatgatatggATGGTATAATGGGTTTATCGGTTACCCTTGATGAATGGATGAGATTAGACTCTGGTGAAATGGACGATGGGGATGAAATAAGTGATAGAACATCAAAGATTCTTGCAGCTCATCATGCTAGTGATCTAATGCCTGCAAGAAGAGGCAAAGGTAAAGGTAAAGGCTCAAAGAAAGGCGGTGGTGGTCTGTTGGGTAATAATTTCACCGTTGCGTTGATGGTTCAGCTTCGCGACCCGTTAAGAAACTTTGAGCCTGTTGGTACTCCAATGCTTGCTCTTGTTCAAGTAGAGAGAGTTTTCGTCCCACCGAAACTTAAGATTTACAGCTCTATTTTTTCGTTGTGGAATAAAcccgaagaagaaaaagaaaaagaagatgaTTTGAAAGTTGAAACAGAGAAAGTTGTTGAAAAAGAGAAAATTaaggttgaagaagaagaagaagaagaaagtgttTTGGTTGGTCAGTTCAAGATTACAGAAGTTCATATTGCAGGTGTGAAAAGTGAGGAGGAACCAAGTAAGAAGAAGAAGGCGATATGGGGTTCGAACGCTAAACAAGAACAGGCTGGATCACGATGGTTGGTTGCAAATGGAATGGGGAAGAAGAATGCAAAGCATCCGCTTATGAAGTCAAAAggtggtagtagtagtagtagtctgTGGAGCATATCATCAAAGGGGAAGAAGGGATCATCATCGTCAGTAGTTAAGGAAGAAGATGCACAACCTGTAAGAAACCCTAATGTTATCATACCCAATCAAACAGTCAAGTTACTTAGTGGAGCAGGTTTTGTATAG
- the LOC139902903 gene encoding myosin-17-like, producing the protein MAAPVNIIVGSHVWVEDSALAWIDGEVTQVNGQELLVHTTKGKTIVTNVSKVFPKDTEAPPGGVDDMTRLSYLHEPGVLQNLAARYELNEIYTYTGNILIAINPFQRLPHLYDTHMMEQYKGAGFGELSPHVFAVADVAYRAMINEGKSNSILVSGESGAGKTETTKMLMRYLAHLGGRSGVEGRTVEQQVLESNPVLEAFGNAKTVRNNNSSRFGKFVEIQFDKSGRISGAAIRTYLLERSRICQISDPERNYHCFYHLCAAPPEDREKFKLESPQSYHYLNQSKSYELEGVSDAHEYLATRRAMDIVGISEEEQDAIFRVVAAILHLGNIEFAKGKEIDSSVLKDEKSRFHLNVTAELLMCDAKSLEDALIKRVMVTPEEVITRTLDPEAALGSRDALARTVYSRLFDWIVEKINNSIGQDPNSKSTIGVLDIYGFESFKHNSFEQFCINFTNEKLQQHFNQHVFKMEQEEYTKEAIDWSYIEFVDNQDVLDLIEKKPGGIISLLDEACMFPKSTHETFAQKMYQTYPKHKRFIKPKLSRTNFTISHYAGEVTYLADQFLEKNKDYVVAEHQDLLTASRCPFVVGLFPPLPVDSSKSSKFSSIGSRFKLQLQSLMETLSTTEPHYIRCVKPNNVLKPAIFENLNIIQQLRCGGVLEAIRISCAGYPTRRTFDEFLLRFGVLYPDVLDGNYDEKVACQMLLNKMGLKGYQIGKTKVFLRAGQMAELDARRAEVLGNAAKIIQRQMRTYIARKEYISIRKAAIQLQACWRGLSACKQFEQLKREAAALKIQTGFRCFVATKSYLILRVSAITLQTGLRAMTARDEFRYRKQTKAAICIQAHYRCYKAFSYYRSLQKAALYTQCGWRRRVARRELRELKMAARETGALKEAKDKLEKRVEELTWRLQLEKRLRMELEESKTQETAKLQDALRIMQIQIEEANANVIKEREAARKAIEEAPPVVKETPVIVQDTEKVDTLTAEVENLKALLENQKQEVEEARKSLVEADARNADLMKKFEDAEKKANQLQESTQRLEEKLSNMESENQVLRQQALTMSPTGKSARTRTMIIQRTPENGNVHSGESRVATPETTLALSNSREPDSEEKPQKSLNEKQQENQDVLIKCITQDLGFSSGKPVAASLIYKSLLHWRSFEVERTTVFDRIIQTIASAIEVQDSNDVLGYWLCNTSTLLTLLQHTLKASGAAHMTPQRRRSSSASLFGRMSQGLRASPQSAGLSFLNGRVLGRLDDIRQVEAKYPALLFKQQLTAFLEKIYGMIRDNLKKEISPLLGLCIQAPRTSRGSLVKGRSQANAVAQQALIAHWQSIVKSLDNYLKTMKANFVPPFLVRKVFTQIFSFINVQLFNSLLLRRECCSFSNGEYVKSGLAELEQWCCYATEEYAGTAWDELKHIRQAVGFLVIHQKPKKTLNEITNELCPVLSIQQLYRISTMYWDDKYGTHSVSSEVISSMRVMMTEDSNNAVSSSFLLDDDSSIPFSVDDISKSMPQVDIGDIELPPLIRENSGFVFLHQRTE; encoded by the exons ATG GCGGCACCGGTTAATATTATTGTAGGCTCACATGTATGGGTTGAGGATTCTGCTTTAGCATGGATTGATGGGGAAGTGACCCAAGTTAATGGGCAAGAACTTCTTGTGCATACCACAAAGGGGAAGACG ATTGTTACAAACGTCTCAAAAGTGTTTCCTAAGGATACTGAAGCTCCTCCTGGAGGTGTAGATGACATGACACGGCTTTCATATTTGCATGAACCTGGAGTTTTGCAAAATTTGGCAGCCAGATACGAACTTAATGAGATTTAT ACATATACTGGAAATATTCTAATTGCTATAAATCCATTTCAAAGATTGCCTCATCTCTATGATACCCACATGATGGAACAATATAAGGGAGCAGGATTTGGCGAACTCAGTCCCCATGTATTTGCTGTAGCAGATGTTGCGTACAG GGCGATGATTAATGAGGGAAAAAGCAATTCAATCTTGGTCAGTGGAGAAAGTGGTGCTGGCAAAACTGAAACAACAAAGATGCTTATGAGATATCTTGCACATTTAGGTGGCCGATCAGGTGTGGAAGGACGTACAGTTGAACAGCAAGTCCTGGAA TCAAATCCAGTACTAGAGGCATTTGGCAATGCAAAAACTGTCAGAAATAACAACTCGAG TCGTTTTGGTAAATTTGTTGAGATACAATTTGATAAGAGTGGGAGGATATCCGGGGCAGCTATTAGAACTTACCTGCTTGAGAGATCTCGTATTTGCCAAATATCAGATCCCGAAAGAAACTACCACTGCTTTTATCATCTTTGTGCTGCACCACCTGAG GACAGAGAGAAGTTCAAATTAGAAAGTCCACAGTCGTATCATTATTTGAATCAGTCGAAATCGTATGAGCTTGAGGGTGTAAGTGATGCCCATGAATATCTTGCCACAAGAAGGGCAATGGACATTGTTGGTATCAGTGAAGAAGAACAG GATGCAATTTTCAGGGTTGTAGCTGCCATTCTTCATCTTGGTAACATTGAGTTTGCAAAGGGAAAGGAGATCGACTCTTCGGTGCTTAAAGATGAGAAATCTAGGTTTCATCTGAACGTGACAGCTGAGTTGCTTAT GTGTGATGCCAAGAGTTTAGAGGATGCACTGATCAAGCGTGTGATGGtgacaccagaggaagttattacACGAACTCTTGATCCTGAAGCTGCACTCGGTAGTCGGGACGCGCTTGCTAGAACAGTCTACTCTCGCTTGTTTGACTG GATTGTGGAGAAAATAAATAATTCAATTGGACAAGATCCAAACTCAAAATCAACAATTGGTGTCCTTGACATATATGGGTTTGAGAGTTTTAAGCATAACAG TTTCGAGCAGTTCTGTATCAACTTCACAAATGAAAAACTGCAGCAACATTTTAACCAG CATGTGTTTAAAATGGAACAAGAAGAGTACACAAAGGAAGCAATAGATTGGAGTTATATAGAGTTCGTTGACAACCAAGATGTTTTGGATCTTATTGAGAAG AAACCTGGAGGGATCATCTCACTTCTGGATGAAGCCTG CATGTTCCCAAAATCTACTCACGAAACTTTTGCTCAGAAGATGTACCAGACGTATCCAAAACACAAGCGGTTCATTAAACCAAAGCTGTCCCGCACTAATTTTACTATATCTCACTATGCAGGGGAG GTGACTTATTTGGCTGATCAATTTCTGGAAAAAAATAAGGATTATGTGGTGGCTGAACATCAAGATCTGTTAACCGCGTCACGATGCCCCTTCGTTGTTGGTTTATTTCCTCCACTTCCTGTAGATTCATCCAAGTCCTCAAAATTTTCCTCGATTGGTTCGCGCTTTAAG CTGCAACTTCAGTCTTTAATGGAAACCTTGAGTACAACAGAACCTCACTACATCAGATGTGTGAAGCCAAATAATGTTCTTAAGCCtgctatttttgaaaacctaaacatCATCCAACAATTGCGATGTGGT GGTGTTCTGGAGGCAATTAGGATCAGTTGCGCTGGTTATCCTACTAGGAGAACATTTGATGAGTTTCTGCTACGGTTTGGTGTTCTTTATCCCGATGTTCTGGACGGAAA CTATGATGAGAAGGTTGCATGCCAAATGCTGTTGAATAAAATGGGATTGAAAGGCTACCAG ATCGGTAAGACAAAGGTGTTTCTACGAGCTGGTCAAATGGCAGAACTAGATGCTAGGAGGGCAGAGGTTCTTGGGAATGCAGCTAAAATCATTCAAAGACAAATGCGTACTTACATTGCACGCAAAGAGTATATATCTATACGCAAAGCAGCTATCCAGTTGCAGGCTTGCTGGAGAG GTTTATCAGCTTGCAAGCAGTTTGAACAGTTGAAAAGAGAAGCAGCTGCACTCAAGATTCAAACGGGCTTCCGATGTTTTGTTGCTACCAAATCTTATCTAATTCTCAGGGTGTCTGCAATCACACTGCAGACAGGTCTCAGAGCAATGACTGCACGAGATGAATTCAGATATCGCAAGCAAACAAAAGCTGCAATTTGTATACAG GCTCACTACCGTTGCTACAAAGCGTTCTCTTACTACAGGAGTCTTCAGAAGGCTGCATTGTATACTCAGTGTGGTTGGAGGCGAAGAGTTGCTAGGAGAGAGCTGCGGGAACTCAAAatg GCTGCAAGGGAGACGGGGGCCCTCAAAGAGGCAAAAGACAAATTAGAAAAGCGTGTGGAAGAACTTACATGGCGTTTGCAGTTGGAGAAGCGACTAAGG ATGGAATTAGAAGAATCAAAAACCCAAGAAACTGCTAAGTTACAGGATGCACTACGTATAATGCAAATCCAAATAGAAGAAGCTAATGCCAATGTAATTAAAGAGCGTGAGGCTGCACGAAAAGCTATTGAGGAAGCTCCCCCAGTAGTTAAGGAGACCCCAGTCATCGTTCAGGACACTGAAAAAGTTGACACCTTGACAGCTGAGGTGGAAAATTTGAAG GCGTTACTAGAAAATCAAAAACAGGAGGTAGAAGAGGCTAGAAAGTCTTTGGTTGAAGCTGATGCCAGGAATGCTGATTTAATGAAAAAGTTTGAAGATGCTGAGAAAAAAGCGAACCAGCTTCAAGAATCTACTCAAAG GCTTGAAGAAAAGCTCTCAAATATGGAATCTGAGAATCAAGTACTTCGCCAGCAAGCACTGACCATGTCACCTACTGGAAAATCTGCAAGGACAAGAACAATGATTATTCAG AGAACCCCGGAGAATGGGAATGTTCACAGCGGGGAATCAAGGGTGGCTACCCCT GAGACGACGCTTGCTCTATCAAACTCACGAGAGCCTGATTCTGAGGAGAAACCACAGAAATCCCTTAATGAAAAGCAACAA GAGAACCAGGATGTACTTATCAAGTGTATCACACAAGATTTAGGGTTCTCAAGTGGCAAACCAGTTGCAGCTTCTCTGATATACAAAAGCCTACTCCATTGGAGGTCATTTGAAGTTGAAAGAACTACTGTTTTTGATCGCATAATCCAAACCATTGCTTCCGCTATTGAG GTCCAGGATAGCAATGATGTGTTGGGGTACTGGTTATGTAATACATCCACATTACTTACACTACTTCAACACACCCTTAAAGCAAGTGGAGCAGCTCATATGACTCCACAAAGGCGGAGGTCATCATCAGCATCTCTTTTTGGAAGGATGTCTCAA GGATTACGTGCATCTCCTCAGAGTGCAGGCCTTTCATTTCTTAATGGTAGAGTTCTTGGTAGACTTGATGATATACGTCAAGTGGAGGCCAAATATCCTGCTCTGTTGTTCAAACAGCAACTAACTGCATTCCTTGAAAAGATATATGGAATGATACGTGACAATTTGAAGAAAGAAATATCTCCATTACTTGGATTATGTATTCAG GCTCCAAGGACATCACGTGGAAGTTTAGTTAAAGGGCGGTCCCAAGCTAATGCCGTTGCTCAACAAGCGTTGATTGCTCATTGGCAGAGCATCGTTAAAAGCCTTGATAATTACTTGAAGACAATGAAAGCAAACTTC GTACCCCCGTTTTTGGTGCGCAAAGTATTCACACAGATATTCTCGTTTATCAATGTTCAGCTATTCAACAg TCTTCTATTGAGACGTGAGTGCTGTTCGTTTAGTAATGGTGAATATGTGAAGTCCGGGTTGGCTGAACTTGAACAATGGTGTTGTTATGCAACCGAGGAA TATGCAGGAACTGCATGGGATGAGTTGAAGCATATTAGACAGGCTGTTGGATTCTTGGTTATACATCAAAAGCCCAAAAAGACCTTGAATGAAATAACCAATGAACTTTGTCCT GTGCTTAGCATACAACAGCTATACAGAATTAGCACGATGTATTGGGATGACAAATACGGCACACACAGTGTTTCTTCAGAA GTCATTTCAAGTATGAGAGTTATGATGACAGAGGACTCAAACAACGCTGTTAGCAGTTCATTCTTGCTTGATGACGACTCCAG CATACCATTCTCTGTGGACGACATATCCAAATCTATGCCACAAGTGGACATAGGCGATATTGAACTTCCGCCATTGATTCGTGAAAACTCAGGTTTCGTATTTTTACATCAAAGGACAGAATGA